From Polynucleobacter sp. JS-JIR-II-b4, a single genomic window includes:
- the modB gene encoding molybdate ABC transporter permease subunit — translation MDADAIFLSIKLALWTVVLIIPFGIWVSYSLFKLHKCKPWIEAVLALPLVLPPTVLGFYLLTGLSGKTLFGIPLVFSFAGILIASLIANLPFAIQPIQRAFESINPDIREAAQVSGLSNWQIFRLIELPLAWRGIISATVLTFAHTLGEFGVVLMVGGAIPGETKTVSIAIYDKVQNFDSSGAGVLALLLLGVSLISITLSYGVFGKSSRYPRRLRT, via the coding sequence ATGGATGCAGATGCAATTTTTCTCTCAATTAAGCTCGCCCTTTGGACCGTGGTTCTCATCATTCCTTTTGGGATTTGGGTGTCCTACTCACTTTTCAAGCTCCACAAATGCAAACCGTGGATCGAAGCTGTACTGGCACTACCCTTAGTTCTCCCCCCTACAGTTTTGGGTTTTTACCTCTTAACTGGATTAAGCGGCAAGACCTTATTTGGGATTCCTTTGGTCTTTTCCTTTGCGGGCATTCTGATTGCATCACTCATCGCAAACCTACCATTTGCCATTCAACCAATCCAGAGGGCATTTGAATCCATTAACCCCGATATACGAGAAGCAGCACAGGTTAGCGGACTTTCAAATTGGCAAATCTTTCGCTTAATCGAGCTACCACTTGCCTGGCGGGGCATCATAAGCGCCACTGTGCTGACCTTTGCACATACCCTAGGTGAATTTGGAGTGGTGCTGATGGTTGGTGGAGCCATTCCCGGAGAAACCAAGACGGTTTCAATCGCCATTTATGACAAGGTGCAAAATTTTGATTCTTCTGGGGCAGGCGTTTTGGCCCTACTTCTTTTGGGAGTATCACTGATTTCAATTACCCTCTCCTATGGGGTCTTTGGTAAAAGCTCGCGTTACCCGCGCAGATTGAGAACTTAA
- a CDS encoding helix-turn-helix transcriptional regulator yields the protein MAKKTNLSALKAVQKSALQATKLMKVLANQKRLLLLCEIAQGEKCVSDLELSTGIKQPTLSQQLTVLRENKIVQTRREGKQIHYTVKSQAALAIMEVLYAQFCKKAT from the coding sequence ATGGCCAAAAAAACAAATTTAAGTGCCCTTAAGGCGGTGCAGAAGTCCGCTCTACAGGCTACTAAATTAATGAAAGTTCTAGCAAACCAGAAGCGTCTTTTATTGTTATGCGAAATTGCTCAGGGTGAAAAATGTGTGAGTGACTTAGAGTTGAGCACCGGAATAAAGCAGCCAACTCTTTCGCAGCAGCTAACCGTCTTGCGTGAAAATAAGATCGTTCAAACACGCCGCGAAGGAAAGCAAATTCACTATACCGTTAAAAGCCAAGCAGCATTAGCAATAATGGAGGTGTTATATGCACAGTTTTGTAAAAAAGCGACTTAG
- a CDS encoding rhodanese-like domain-containing protein: protein MMNIFSALKRVLTPSPPESIPEGAVFIDVRSPMEFSGGSIPGAINIPVNQIQLIAAHKPAIHKQKPIVVFCASGMRSGVARRQLISMGYEIVINGGGVSQLAMRLAQPRS, encoded by the coding sequence ATGATGAATATTTTCTCCGCCCTCAAGAGGGTATTAACCCCGAGCCCACCTGAGTCGATTCCTGAGGGGGCGGTATTCATTGACGTGAGATCACCGATGGAGTTTTCCGGGGGAAGCATTCCTGGTGCTATCAATATTCCGGTGAATCAAATTCAACTCATTGCGGCTCACAAACCTGCTATTCATAAGCAAAAACCTATTGTTGTATTTTGCGCTTCCGGAATGCGCTCGGGTGTTGCAAGGCGTCAATTAATCTCGATGGGTTATGAGATCGTAATCAACGGTGGCGGTGTATCTCAACTTGCGATGCGTTTGGCGCAACCGCGCTCCTAA
- a CDS encoding YeeE/YedE thiosulfate transporter family protein — protein MSKNSQENQVKPYWNPLVAGLLLGVVLLLTFVITGHGLGATGFTTRLTAWLGVHVAPQATLANDYLGPLAEESSPLSSWISWQFLGVALGALLSAFLAHRLKIQLDGKRFLGGASRPFTALGGGILAGFGARVSAGCTSGLGLSGAATLSLAGFVFLVTFFAVGLIANRFMKESH, from the coding sequence GTGAGTAAAAATTCTCAAGAGAATCAAGTAAAGCCTTACTGGAATCCTCTGGTAGCGGGTTTATTGTTAGGCGTTGTTCTTTTATTGACTTTTGTCATTACCGGTCATGGATTGGGTGCGACCGGCTTCACTACTCGATTAACCGCTTGGTTGGGGGTACATGTCGCCCCGCAAGCCACTCTAGCTAACGACTATCTAGGCCCCTTGGCCGAGGAATCTAGTCCACTCAGCTCCTGGATTAGCTGGCAATTCTTGGGGGTTGCTCTAGGTGCTTTGCTTTCAGCATTTTTGGCCCATCGCCTTAAAATTCAATTGGATGGTAAGCGCTTTTTAGGTGGCGCTAGTCGCCCATTTACCGCTTTAGGTGGCGGCATCTTAGCTGGCTTTGGCGCACGAGTTTCAGCCGGCTGCACTAGTGGATTGGGTTTATCGGGAGCCGCTACTCTGAGTTTAGCTGGCTTTGTATTTTTAGTGACCTTCTTTGCCGTTGGTCTAATTGCAAATCGCTTTATGAAGGAGTCGCACTAA
- a CDS encoding DUF6691 family protein, giving the protein MSEIISGLLLGGAFGFVLERAGFGSPCKLTAQFRLTDWSVFKVMFTAIVFTAVGLMILEKMGIVASQELFVPPAFLGAAALGGALVGAGFAIGGYCPGTSLVGFVSGRLDAAIFLIGLVIGTVAFSMLFGSIEFLTSAGEYVQASTLPEALNSSDVLINACMIGAAIGVFVLGSWMEKKAGGPIQAVDAMNGCEIRK; this is encoded by the coding sequence ATGAGTGAAATTATTTCAGGCCTATTATTAGGCGGTGCTTTTGGTTTTGTCTTGGAGCGCGCCGGTTTTGGCAGTCCATGCAAATTGACTGCTCAATTTCGATTGACAGATTGGTCGGTATTTAAGGTGATGTTTACTGCAATCGTATTTACCGCAGTTGGCCTCATGATTTTGGAAAAAATGGGTATCGTTGCGTCACAAGAGCTTTTTGTGCCGCCGGCATTTTTAGGTGCGGCGGCTCTTGGCGGCGCGTTGGTTGGTGCTGGGTTTGCTATCGGCGGCTACTGTCCAGGCACTTCTTTGGTCGGATTTGTATCGGGTCGTTTAGATGCGGCAATCTTTCTAATTGGTTTAGTAATTGGTACCGTGGCTTTTTCCATGCTATTTGGAAGTATTGAGTTTCTGACCTCGGCTGGTGAGTATGTGCAGGCGAGCACTTTACCTGAGGCCCTTAATTCTTCTGATGTTTTGATTAATGCTTGCATGATTGGCGCAGCGATTGGCGTATTTGTATTGGGCTCCTGGATGGAAAAGAAGGCGGGCGGCCCAATTCAAGCGGTTGATGCAATGAATGGCTGCGAGATTCGCAAGTAA